A single genomic interval of Candidatus Effluviviaceae Genus V sp. harbors:
- a CDS encoding PAS domain-containing protein codes for MPNPEPGAAALALAALDSLTDPVLVADTDHVVRYMNRAALAHYTGGSELLGTSLLDCHNEASNAVIVETLEAFRNGEEERLISESPERRIYMRAVRDDAGTVVGYYERYERPRCAGDTPEHPDEEGG; via the coding sequence ATGCCGAACCCCGAACCCGGGGCCGCGGCCCTGGCGCTGGCGGCGCTCGACAGCCTGACCGACCCGGTCCTCGTCGCCGATACCGACCACGTCGTGCGGTACATGAACCGGGCCGCCCTCGCCCACTACACCGGCGGCTCCGAGCTGCTCGGCACGTCACTTCTCGACTGTCACAACGAGGCATCGAACGCCGTGATCGTCGAGACACTCGAGGCGTTCCGAAACGGTGAGGAGGAGCGGTTGATCTCCGAGTCGCCTGAGCGGCGGATCTACATGCGGGCCGTCCGAGACGATGCCGGCACGGTCGTTGGATACTATGAACGCTACGAGCGACCGCGGTGCGCGGGCGACACGCCCGAGCATCCCGACGAGGAGGGCGGGTGA
- the gpmA gene encoding 2,3-diphosphoglycerate-dependent phosphoglycerate mutase has product MKATPDSGTRTLVLLRHGESEWNSTNRFTGWTDVDLTGRGVSEARTAGRLLREGGYTFDVAWTSVLTRAVRTLWIVLDELDLLWLPVHRDWRLNERHYGALQGLNKAETAAEHGEEQVHVWRRSYDVPPPALERDDPRFPGSDRRYDGIDPEELPLTESLKDTVARFLPCWSGAIAPAILSGKRVLIVAHGNSLRALVKHLDDISDEDIPSLNIPTGIPLVYELDDRIGPHRHFYLGDPEEAERAARAVSEQGSSGGA; this is encoded by the coding sequence ATGAAGGCGACGCCCGACAGCGGAACGAGGACCCTCGTCCTGCTCAGACACGGCGAGAGCGAGTGGAACAGCACCAACCGCTTCACCGGCTGGACGGATGTCGACCTGACCGGGCGCGGCGTCTCGGAGGCGCGGACCGCCGGCCGCCTGCTTCGGGAGGGCGGCTACACATTCGACGTGGCCTGGACCTCGGTTCTCACGCGTGCCGTCAGGACGCTCTGGATAGTACTGGATGAGCTCGACCTCCTCTGGCTGCCTGTGCATCGCGACTGGCGGCTCAACGAGCGGCACTACGGTGCGCTCCAGGGGCTCAACAAGGCCGAGACGGCCGCCGAGCACGGCGAGGAACAGGTCCACGTCTGGCGGAGAAGCTACGACGTCCCGCCGCCGGCCCTCGAGCGGGACGACCCGCGGTTTCCCGGGAGCGACCGCCGGTACGACGGCATTGACCCGGAGGAGCTTCCTCTCACCGAGAGCCTCAAGGACACGGTCGCCCGGTTCCTGCCCTGTTGGAGCGGAGCCATCGCGCCGGCCATCCTGAGCGGCAAGCGGGTGCTGATCGTGGCACACGGCAACAGTCTCCGGGCGCTCGTCAAGCATCTGGACGACATCTCGGACGAGGATATCCCGTCGCTCAACATCCCGACGGGCATCCCGCTCGTCTATGAGCTCGACGACCGGATCGGTCCGCACCGGCACTTCTACCTGGGCGACCCCGAGGAGGCCGAGCGGGCCGCCC